In Candidatus Paceibacterota bacterium, the following proteins share a genomic window:
- the speD gene encoding adenosylmethionine decarboxylase has protein sequence MKNKSLDDNRIIGTHYIVDLFGCNRKQINSSDFLKKVLMESINGTDIKILNHAFYSFDPQGVTGFFLLSTSHMSFHSWPEHEYISIDIYSCSSEKMTRKIVDYILEKICHREAVVKTVDRTYNLISKKNGNEPIIKMAVYKDGSEQVIHVTKRVENIKSPFQQIEIVDTEEFGRCMIIDNLIQTSEKDHTLYDRAILKGLSKTDKEIIILGGGDGYVAEEALRINPDLKITIVDLDVEVVNVARKYLGQKVFDHPNVKLYIGDALQYLKAVKGNSVDGIVSDLTDNPALEFDNTYAEDYTRFFEQIVPLIKAHLNKDGWLSIQAGTSIVTKSHLDTAKIIERIAKKTFSKVNKEDVLIPSFGEENCFIIAEK, from the coding sequence ATGAAAAACAAATCGCTTGATGATAATAGAATTATCGGGACCCACTACATTGTGGATCTTTTTGGATGTAATAGAAAGCAGATAAATTCTTCTGACTTCCTCAAGAAGGTGCTGATGGAATCAATCAATGGAACGGATATAAAAATACTTAACCACGCATTTTATAGTTTTGACCCACAGGGAGTAACTGGTTTCTTCTTGTTATCGACTTCACATATGTCATTTCACTCCTGGCCTGAACACGAATATATTTCTATTGATATATATAGCTGTTCAAGTGAGAAGATGACAAGGAAAATTGTCGACTACATTCTTGAAAAGATTTGTCACAGAGAAGCGGTTGTAAAGACCGTAGATAGAACTTATAATTTAATTTCAAAGAAAAACGGAAATGAACCTATTATAAAAATGGCTGTTTATAAAGACGGTTCAGAACAAGTAATACACGTAACGAAAAGGGTAGAAAACATAAAATCTCCATTCCAGCAGATTGAAATTGTCGATACGGAAGAGTTTGGCCGCTGTATGATCATAGACAATCTCATACAAACCTCGGAAAAAGACCATACCTTATATGATAGAGCTATACTAAAAGGCCTTTCAAAGACAGACAAAGAAATAATAATCTTAGGTGGGGGAGATGGCTATGTGGCTGAAGAAGCCCTTAGGATTAATCCGGACCTTAAGATAACTATTGTAGATCTTGATGTAGAAGTAGTGAATGTCGCTAGAAAATATTTAGGACAAAAAGTATTTGATCATCCAAATGTAAAATTATACATTGGTGATGCACTACAATATTTAAAGGCCGTGAAAGGAAATTCGGTAGATGGTATCGTCTCTGATTTGACCGACAATCCAGCTCTTGAGTTTGATAATACCTACGCAGAAGACTATACTAGATTCTTTGAGCAAATTGTTCCATTAATAAAGGCACACCTAAACAAAGACGGCTGGCTATCCATACAGGCGGGGACTTCAATTGTCACAAAAAGCCACTTGGATACAGCTAAAATCATAGAAAGAATTGCCAAAAAGACTTTTTCAAAAGTAAACAAAGAAGACGTGTTAATACCAAGCTTCGGGGAAGAAAATTGTTTTATAATTGCTGAAAAATAA